A window from Streptomyces sp. NBC_00271 encodes these proteins:
- a CDS encoding cyclase family protein, whose product MSLDRRDPEGAIAEAAKAYSNWGRWGEDDVLGTLNFLDEGKRREGASLVRRGVSFSLAQRFDMNGPQKGWRRRTNPVHTMLDTGTDAALGNQGFPHGIGGADDVIAMPLQCSTQWDGLGHIFDHGKAWNGRAAEKVVTSDGDLVTGIEHMAPYVAGRGVLLDVGQVVGTDGELPDGFAITEEHLTRAAEAHGVTVGRGDIVLVRTGHLARARRAGWGDFAGGPAPGLSFTTAGWLHGSEIAAIATDTWGFEVRPNEFDNAFQPLHQVVIPNMGLLIGEMWDLDALAADCADDGVYEFWLTAAPLPITGAVGSPVNPIAVK is encoded by the coding sequence ATGAGCCTGGACCGCCGCGACCCGGAGGGCGCGATAGCCGAGGCCGCCAAGGCGTACTCCAACTGGGGGCGTTGGGGTGAGGACGACGTGCTCGGCACGTTGAACTTCCTCGACGAGGGCAAGCGGCGCGAGGGCGCGTCGCTCGTGCGCCGCGGCGTGAGCTTCTCGCTGGCGCAGCGGTTCGACATGAACGGCCCGCAGAAGGGCTGGCGCCGGCGGACCAACCCGGTGCACACCATGCTCGACACGGGCACCGACGCGGCGCTGGGCAACCAGGGCTTCCCGCACGGCATCGGCGGCGCGGACGACGTGATCGCGATGCCGCTGCAGTGCTCCACCCAGTGGGACGGCCTCGGGCACATCTTCGACCACGGCAAGGCGTGGAACGGACGGGCCGCCGAGAAGGTGGTCACCTCCGACGGAGACCTCGTCACCGGCATCGAGCACATGGCACCGTACGTCGCCGGCCGTGGCGTGCTCCTCGACGTCGGCCAGGTCGTCGGCACGGACGGCGAGCTGCCCGACGGGTTCGCCATCACCGAGGAGCACCTCACCCGGGCCGCCGAGGCCCACGGGGTGACCGTCGGCCGCGGCGACATCGTGCTCGTCCGCACCGGACATCTCGCCCGCGCCCGGCGGGCCGGCTGGGGCGACTTCGCGGGCGGCCCCGCGCCCGGCCTGTCATTCACCACCGCCGGCTGGCTGCACGGCAGCGAGATCGCCGCCATCGCCACCGACACCTGGGGCTTCGAGGTACGGCCCAACGAATTCGACAACGCCTTCCAGCCGCTGCACCAGGTCGTCATCCCCAACATGGGCCTGCTGATCGGCGAGATGTGGGACCTCGACGCACTCGCCGCCGACTGCGCCGACGACGGCGTGTACGAGTTCTGGCTCACCGCCGCTCCCCTCCCCATCACCGGAGCCGTCGGATCCCCGGTCAACCCGATCGCCGTCAAGTAG